A window from Enterocloster bolteae encodes these proteins:
- a CDS encoding DctP family TRAP transporter solute-binding subunit produces the protein MKKRLVSLFLALAMTWGLTACAGGSSAPASAAAPASAADPAASADAASAQGEVEGSKTDNTGTDAKASYTLNIGSAMSSTNPSSIALQSFKKAVEERTGGDLAVNIYTDSALGGEADLLEQVTSGTVEGMMQMGAANWEPYNSEVNVALLPFLFTSLDNARQAWAGEFGQQFCEKLLEPTGVTILSVWESGYRHMTNNTRPILAPADIAGIKFRTNENSMKVKMYEAVGGSAVIMAFSDVYTGLQNKTIDGQENPLANIYTSSLQDVQTYLSLTGHMYDAAPLAVNTAWFETLPEEYQTILFEEADKAREVDLQENDESKYLELLKEAGMEINEVDKEAFQEAMSGIWEEFASQYEDGQYWIDLATSFNK, from the coding sequence TTCTGGCATTGGCCATGACATGGGGGCTTACTGCCTGCGCAGGCGGTTCTTCTGCCCCGGCATCAGCAGCAGCCCCGGCATCAGCCGCTGACCCGGCAGCATCAGCCGATGCGGCTTCGGCCCAGGGGGAGGTAGAGGGTTCCAAGACGGATAACACAGGTACGGATGCCAAGGCCAGCTATACGCTGAATATCGGATCAGCCATGAGCTCCACCAACCCGTCCAGCATTGCCCTGCAGAGCTTTAAAAAGGCGGTGGAGGAGAGGACCGGCGGGGACCTGGCTGTAAACATATATACGGATTCGGCCCTGGGCGGTGAAGCTGACCTTTTGGAACAGGTTACATCCGGTACGGTAGAGGGAATGATGCAGATGGGAGCAGCCAACTGGGAGCCCTATAATTCGGAAGTAAACGTGGCCCTTCTGCCGTTCCTGTTTACATCCCTGGACAATGCCAGGCAAGCCTGGGCCGGTGAGTTCGGCCAGCAGTTCTGCGAAAAGCTTCTGGAGCCAACAGGCGTGACCATTCTGTCTGTGTGGGAGTCCGGCTACCGCCATATGACCAACAACACCAGGCCTATTCTGGCTCCTGCGGATATTGCGGGCATCAAGTTCCGCACCAATGAAAACAGCATGAAGGTCAAGATGTATGAGGCGGTTGGAGGATCGGCTGTTATTATGGCATTTTCCGATGTGTATACAGGCCTTCAGAACAAGACCATTGACGGCCAGGAAAATCCTCTGGCAAACATCTACACCTCATCCCTCCAGGATGTACAGACTTATTTGTCCCTGACCGGCCATATGTATGACGCTGCTCCTCTGGCAGTCAATACCGCATGGTTTGAAACCCTTCCGGAAGAGTACCAGACCATACTGTTTGAGGAGGCTGACAAGGCAAGGGAAGTGGACCTGCAGGAAAATGATGAGTCAAAATACCTGGAATTATTAAAAGAGGCAGGTATGGAAATCAATGAGGTGGATAAGGAAGCGTTCCAGGAGGCAATGTCAGGCATCTGGGAAGAGTTTGCTTCCCAGTACGAGGACGGACAGTATTGGATAGACCTTGCTACTTCCTTTAATAAGTAG